Proteins encoded by one window of Enterococcus saccharolyticus subsp. saccharolyticus:
- a CDS encoding cation:proton antiporter, with translation MEFIELLIIIALTITFSNVLSKVMPTIPIFFAQIFLGIILGMSKYGHEITFEPEIFLVMIIAPLLFREGEEANISSIAKNFSTILFLAFGGVILTLLAVGFTLHTFFPTIPLAACLAFGAALGPTDAVAVGSLSKKLKMPDKVINILNGEGLLNDASGVTAFQFAVAALLTGTFSVVNASVTLFLSSIGGALVGLVVVWIKNRILHFIEQAAAKDVISYLLIELLLPFVVYVIAEIIGVSGIIAAVVAGVLQSKSHHRITLFDAQLANVSENIWSTIGFTLNALVFLFLGIELSEVISPVWTDRTYSNGWLLMIVLLITVVVFLVRFLFVRGFYLIKEYKATEKTTFREILLLTFGGVKGTVSLAAIFILPLSVNGVAFEQRALLLFLTACVIFVSLTMGMLILPLLSDGEYEKPIDLKELEVLNKVIKHMQHKLANNHLSEEEETAIEAVIDQYRMRIWEITTEGMTETDQKKVQELQAWMLTIEQQGLDEMYQKGEISHTSYVIYNRLLDRYEFANQKKFLSFISLWLLIGRRLLRILLHPKRFWRLKREHDFPKNSKINVHELKYIYDANSLRIHQRLEAKEENVSKTVLSFLAGRREMLLKRMYHRNVLSMVSIEKSPIYERELLNGYTFERRTIDEYEREDKISSLSANTYRQKVNLLESFAISKNLH, from the coding sequence ATGGAATTTATTGAACTACTGATTATCATTGCATTAACGATTACTTTTTCCAACGTTTTAAGTAAAGTGATGCCAACAATCCCAATTTTTTTCGCCCAAATTTTTCTAGGAATTATCTTAGGGATGTCGAAATACGGGCATGAAATTACGTTTGAGCCAGAGATTTTCTTAGTCATGATTATTGCGCCGCTCTTATTTAGAGAAGGCGAAGAAGCGAATATTTCTTCGATTGCTAAGAATTTTTCAACTATTTTATTTTTAGCTTTCGGAGGTGTTATCTTAACGTTATTAGCAGTAGGATTTACTCTCCACACATTTTTCCCAACCATTCCCCTTGCGGCTTGTCTTGCATTTGGGGCGGCATTAGGTCCGACTGATGCAGTTGCAGTGGGTTCATTGTCAAAAAAACTCAAAATGCCAGATAAAGTAATCAACATTTTAAATGGTGAAGGCTTATTAAATGATGCGTCAGGTGTAACAGCATTTCAATTTGCAGTAGCGGCATTATTAACAGGAACATTTTCTGTTGTGAATGCATCAGTTACTTTGTTTTTATCTAGTATTGGCGGAGCTTTAGTCGGTTTAGTTGTCGTTTGGATAAAAAACCGAATTCTTCACTTCATTGAGCAGGCAGCGGCAAAAGATGTTATTAGTTACTTGTTAATTGAACTATTATTGCCGTTTGTAGTCTACGTAATTGCTGAAATTATTGGTGTATCAGGCATTATTGCGGCAGTGGTAGCAGGTGTTTTACAATCAAAAAGTCATCATCGCATCACATTATTTGATGCACAGCTAGCAAATGTTTCTGAGAATATTTGGAGTACGATTGGTTTTACACTAAATGCGCTCGTCTTTTTATTTTTAGGAATTGAGTTATCAGAAGTTATTTCACCAGTTTGGACAGACCGTACGTATTCAAATGGCTGGTTGTTGATGATTGTTCTGTTGATTACAGTGGTTGTTTTCTTAGTTCGTTTCTTATTTGTACGTGGTTTTTATTTAATCAAAGAATATAAGGCGACAGAAAAGACGACATTCCGCGAAATTTTATTGTTAACTTTTGGTGGTGTCAAAGGAACGGTCAGCTTGGCGGCAATCTTTATTTTGCCATTATCTGTAAATGGTGTGGCATTTGAACAACGAGCTTTATTGCTCTTTTTAACTGCGTGTGTGATCTTCGTCAGTTTAACAATGGGCATGTTAATTTTACCGCTCTTATCTGACGGTGAATATGAAAAACCAATTGACTTAAAAGAATTAGAAGTCTTAAATAAGGTGATTAAACATATGCAACATAAGCTAGCCAATAACCACCTTTCTGAAGAAGAAGAAACCGCCATCGAAGCGGTTATTGATCAGTATCGGATGCGTATTTGGGAAATCACAACAGAAGGAATGACGGAGACCGATCAGAAAAAAGTGCAAGAATTACAAGCATGGATGCTAACGATTGAACAACAAGGATTAGATGAAATGTATCAAAAAGGTGAAATTAGTCATACTAGTTATGTTATTTATAATCGTTTGTTAGATCGGTATGAGTTTGCTAATCAAAAGAAATTTTTATCTTTTATTAGTTTATGGTTATTAATTGGTCGTCGATTGTTACGGATTTTGTTACATCCAAAACGTTTCTGGCGCCTAAAACGTGAACATGATTTTCCGAAAAATTCTAAAATTAATGTGCATGAATTGAAATACATTTATGATGCCAATAGTTTACGTATACATCAACGATTAGAAGCAAAAGAAGAAAATGTCAGCAAAACAGTTTTATCATTTTTAGCTGGTCGTCGAGAAATGTTGTTAAAACGGATGTATCATCGTAACGTATTGTCGATGGTTTCCATTGAAAAAAGTCCAATTTATGAACGCGAATTATTAAACGGTTATACATTTGAGCGTCGCACAATTGATGAATACGAACGTGAGGATAAAATTTCTTCTTTATCAGCGAATACGTATCGACAAAAAGTAAATTTATTGGAGTCATTTGCGATTAGTAAAAATCTGCATTAG
- a CDS encoding LCP family protein, with product MRLYQKIVIGILGILAAIVIGFTIYGMRAFDDINDVIDNISQAANRKTKKRDIAVSIEDRDPFSILLLGIDTGALGRTDQGRSDSMMVVTVNPEKKESTIVSLDRDILADMLDGVTFDKLNHAYAYGGVELAMDAVEKLLDIPIDHYVTINMQGMRDLIDAVGGIEVNNKIDFTLEKVHVPAGKITLDGKTGLAYARMRYDDPDGDIGRQRRQREVVTKIVQKVLSLDGVSNYQEILKAVEKNSKTDLTWNDMLDIATNYYPAFNTIKQHQLEGNGQMINDVYYQILGITELLNVQNILKEQLELPTSKTLEIDSQFQYSYNGYIGNQFYDDSVDGVDHTSVADPEDEPYYNDTDVEETIEVAY from the coding sequence ATGCGTTTATATCAAAAAATAGTTATAGGAATTTTAGGCATATTAGCTGCAATTGTCATTGGATTCACGATTTATGGCATGCGAGCGTTTGATGACATTAATGATGTCATTGATAATATTAGTCAAGCTGCCAATCGAAAGACCAAAAAACGAGACATAGCAGTAAGTATTGAGGATCGAGATCCTTTTTCAATTCTTTTATTAGGGATTGACACAGGAGCACTTGGTCGAACTGACCAAGGCCGTTCAGACAGTATGATGGTGGTAACAGTCAACCCTGAGAAAAAAGAGTCCACAATTGTTAGTTTAGATCGTGATATTTTGGCTGATATGTTAGATGGTGTAACGTTTGATAAGTTGAACCACGCTTATGCATACGGCGGTGTAGAACTTGCAATGGATGCCGTAGAAAAATTATTAGATATTCCTATTGACCATTATGTCACAATCAACATGCAGGGCATGCGTGATTTAATTGATGCAGTCGGTGGGATTGAAGTAAATAATAAAATTGATTTTACTTTAGAAAAAGTTCACGTTCCTGCAGGGAAGATTACCTTGGATGGGAAAACAGGATTAGCGTATGCGCGTATGCGTTATGATGATCCAGATGGTGACATTGGTCGCCAACGTCGTCAACGTGAAGTTGTGACAAAAATTGTTCAAAAAGTATTAAGTTTAGATGGTGTTAGTAACTATCAAGAAATTTTAAAAGCTGTAGAGAAAAATTCTAAGACTGATTTAACTTGGAATGATATGTTAGATATCGCAACCAACTATTATCCAGCCTTTAATACGATTAAGCAACATCAATTAGAAGGTAACGGACAAATGATCAATGATGTGTATTATCAAATTTTAGGTATCACTGAGTTATTGAATGTCCAAAATATATTGAAAGAACAGTTGGAATTACCAACAAGTAAAACGCTTGAGATTGATTCACAGTTCCAATATTCTTACAATGGGTATATTGGCAATCAATTTTATGATGATTCTGTAGATGGTGTCGATCATACTTCTGTTGCTGATCCTGAAGATGAACCTTATTATAATGATACAGATGTAGAAGAAACAATAGAAGTAGCATATTAA
- a CDS encoding ABC transporter permease, which translates to MKEIVAVIKEQFQHMGMIFRMSRYEDKATYQSHYLGLAWQILNPVIQIGIYYLVFGVGVNQGREISGVPFIVWMLIGITVWFYVNSSILGASNSIHRQVGMVAKMKFPVSVLPTINIVSNLSSYFPMLAIVIVTVLGFGGTPSLYWLQYIYYFFCMFVFLFAFGLLNATITVLIRDYHIFLQSVLRLLFYVSGPIWDIQNRNLPPVLVKVLRINPIYYIIEGFRDTFLNRAWFWEKTTYGFIFWGMVLILLILGSHLHMKFRAKFVDYI; encoded by the coding sequence GTGAAAGAAATTGTCGCTGTTATTAAAGAACAGTTCCAACATATGGGCATGATTTTTCGTATGTCTCGCTATGAAGACAAAGCGACTTATCAAAGCCATTATTTGGGTCTAGCATGGCAAATTTTGAATCCTGTGATTCAAATTGGTATTTATTATCTGGTGTTCGGTGTAGGTGTTAACCAAGGAAGAGAAATTTCCGGCGTCCCATTTATTGTCTGGATGTTAATTGGGATCACCGTATGGTTTTATGTCAATTCATCCATTTTAGGTGCTTCAAATAGTATCCATCGCCAAGTCGGTATGGTGGCTAAAATGAAGTTTCCAGTGAGTGTCTTGCCAACAATTAATATTGTAAGTAATTTGTCGTCGTATTTTCCAATGCTGGCTATCGTAATTGTGACGGTTTTAGGTTTTGGAGGAACACCGTCATTGTATTGGTTACAATACATTTATTACTTTTTCTGTATGTTTGTCTTTTTATTTGCCTTTGGTTTATTAAATGCAACGATTACAGTTTTAATTCGTGACTATCATATTTTCTTACAATCGGTGTTACGTTTACTATTTTATGTTTCTGGACCAATTTGGGATATTCAAAATAGAAACTTACCGCCTGTATTAGTGAAAGTTTTACGAATTAATCCCATTTATTATATTATTGAAGGCTTTAGAGATACCTTCTTAAATCGTGCTTGGTTTTGGGAAAAAACGACGTATGGCTTTATTTTCTGGGGCATGGTATTGATTCTACTCATCTTGGGCAGCCATTTACACATGAAATTCCGTGCAAAATTTGTAGATTATATTTAA
- a CDS encoding peptidoglycan D,D-transpeptidase FtsI family protein codes for MQKFKKNFSGNANRKSHVPFRLNLLFFVIFTLFVILIAQLGHLQIINSNHLEQQLKASSVITIQGSTPRGMIYDASGEALVENKANAAITFTRGIEMTANDLLDIATRLNELIDIEAEDSLTKRDLKDFWLADKEHLNEARDRLTAKEKLAGTSKEYDFLVEKVTDDEIKFDDEQLKVATLFKRLNSAQQLKTVFIKNQDVTDKELALVSERVQELPGVSTGTDWTRSLRTANNSLKSVIGRVSTEGLQAENAEEYLAKGYALNDRVGTSFLEKQYEDVLQGVKSQQEVKISNDGTIESQKELSPGEKGDNLVLTIDTAFQAKVDELVKNLYQNLIDTKVAEYSPGIYVVAMNPKTGGIMAMSGYHHDIETNELTENAIGTYQAAFEPGSVMKAATITAGWENGVIKGNEVIYDQPIYLPGSTKASIFNKLGYNNRNLNVVQALELSSNSYMIQIALRLMDIDYKGGDLYIPGVTSQEDVYKKLRDAMGSYGLGVETGIDLPNEETGLRPSVSSLSDENNDAGKVLDLAFGQFDTYTAMQLAQYVSTVANGGKRMQPHLVSGIYGNDQNGNLGELKKEIASTVLNEIDIPESDMKLLQEGFYQVVHGNDPYTTARSLTAAKMDVAAKTGTAERVIYVNGKAIDVDNLNMVAYGPYADPEIAVSVVIPQLKGENRGTPNLDLTRQIMDAYYDLYLAE; via the coding sequence ATGCAGAAATTTAAAAAGAACTTCTCTGGAAATGCCAATCGGAAATCACATGTTCCTTTTCGATTAAATTTATTATTTTTTGTTATCTTTACATTATTTGTGATCTTAATTGCACAATTAGGACATTTACAAATTATAAACAGCAATCATCTTGAACAACAATTAAAAGCTTCTTCCGTTATTACTATTCAAGGAAGTACCCCTCGAGGAATGATTTATGACGCTTCAGGTGAAGCCTTAGTCGAAAATAAAGCGAATGCGGCGATTACTTTTACACGTGGCATTGAAATGACTGCCAATGATTTATTAGATATTGCGACGCGTTTAAATGAATTAATTGATATTGAAGCCGAGGATTCATTGACCAAACGAGATTTAAAAGATTTTTGGTTAGCAGATAAAGAACATTTAAATGAGGCAAGAGACCGATTAACTGCTAAGGAAAAACTTGCAGGTACTTCAAAAGAATATGATTTTTTAGTTGAAAAAGTTACCGATGATGAAATCAAATTTGATGATGAGCAATTAAAAGTGGCGACTTTATTTAAACGTTTGAATAGCGCACAACAATTAAAAACAGTTTTTATAAAGAACCAAGATGTCACCGACAAAGAATTAGCTTTGGTTTCTGAACGTGTCCAAGAACTACCTGGAGTATCAACAGGGACAGACTGGACAAGATCGTTACGGACAGCAAACAATTCATTGAAAAGTGTGATTGGTCGAGTGTCGACAGAAGGATTACAAGCAGAAAATGCGGAAGAATATTTAGCAAAAGGTTACGCGCTCAACGACCGAGTTGGTACAAGCTTTTTGGAAAAGCAATATGAAGATGTTCTTCAAGGTGTGAAATCACAGCAAGAAGTGAAAATCAGTAATGATGGTACCATCGAAAGTCAAAAAGAACTTTCACCTGGAGAAAAAGGCGATAATTTAGTATTAACAATTGATACAGCTTTCCAAGCCAAAGTAGACGAGTTGGTTAAAAATCTGTATCAAAATTTAATTGATACAAAAGTAGCAGAATACTCTCCAGGAATTTATGTGGTAGCAATGAATCCTAAGACGGGTGGGATTATGGCTATGTCGGGTTATCATCATGACATTGAAACCAATGAATTAACTGAAAATGCAATTGGCACGTATCAAGCAGCATTTGAACCCGGATCTGTGATGAAAGCTGCAACGATTACTGCGGGTTGGGAAAATGGTGTGATTAAAGGAAATGAGGTCATTTATGATCAACCAATTTATTTGCCAGGAAGTACCAAAGCCTCTATTTTTAATAAATTAGGGTACAACAACCGTAATTTGAATGTTGTTCAAGCTCTTGAATTATCTTCCAACTCTTATATGATTCAAATTGCTCTTCGTTTAATGGATATTGATTACAAAGGGGGCGATTTGTATATCCCTGGTGTCACAAGCCAAGAAGACGTTTATAAAAAACTACGTGATGCTATGGGCTCATATGGATTAGGCGTAGAGACGGGCATTGATTTACCAAATGAAGAAACTGGATTACGACCAAGTGTGTCTAGTCTATCAGATGAAAACAATGATGCAGGGAAAGTGCTAGACTTAGCTTTTGGCCAGTTTGATACGTATACAGCCATGCAACTTGCCCAATATGTTTCAACCGTAGCGAATGGTGGCAAGCGTATGCAACCACATTTAGTATCAGGTATCTATGGCAATGACCAAAATGGGAATTTAGGTGAGTTAAAGAAAGAAATTGCGTCGACTGTTTTAAATGAAATTGATATTCCGGAATCAGATATGAAATTACTGCAAGAAGGTTTTTATCAAGTCGTTCATGGAAATGATCCTTATACCACTGCACGCTCATTAACGGCAGCTAAGATGGATGTAGCTGCTAAAACAGGAACGGCTGAACGTGTAATCTATGTTAATGGTAAAGCAATTGATGTGGACAACTTGAACATGGTTGCGTATGGACCGTATGCAGATCCTGAAATTGCTGTATCTGTAGTCATTCCGCAATTAAAAGGAGAAAATCGTGGCACACCCAATCTTGACTTAACACGTCAAATTATGGATGCTTATTATGATTTATATCTAGCAGAATAA